The Mesorhizobium koreense genome includes a window with the following:
- a CDS encoding ABC transporter substrate-binding protein: MSEFSKRRITAGAGVNRRVFLAAGSAAVGLGITGFPAVLRAESQSVKIGLIHPVTGAISFSGTQCRAGAQLAIADINAAGGIKSLGGAKIEGVLGDSQGKPEIGASEVDKMVEQGVAGIVAGYSSAISLATSQEAAKSNTPHVVDVGVSDEIIKRGLKNTFRLAPGYGTVSGIAVDNLDKINKAAGSIAKTAVVVHEDSLFGTGTAKLLSAQLPKIGIELVDVIKHPTPTRDFTNIVLQIKAKNPDLIIPANYYNEYVLFARTLRQQQVKAKGIYSVLGGAASNYKFVHDFPEAAEGIMDCNHWFNPKSDLALQRKKAAEAKGLIYTYEVFLTYNAVALLADAIDRAGSTDKDKVIEALAASTWDKHGMPYGPTKFVNGQNEGAAPANTQVLGGEIEVIYPKEFASADAVFPMKS; the protein is encoded by the coding sequence CCGTTCTGAGGGCCGAGTCTCAATCGGTGAAGATCGGCCTGATCCACCCGGTGACGGGAGCCATTTCCTTCTCGGGAACGCAGTGCCGGGCCGGGGCGCAGTTGGCGATCGCCGATATCAACGCCGCCGGCGGCATCAAGTCGCTGGGTGGGGCCAAGATCGAGGGTGTGCTGGGCGACAGCCAGGGCAAGCCGGAAATCGGTGCGTCGGAAGTCGACAAGATGGTCGAGCAGGGCGTGGCCGGCATCGTCGCGGGCTATTCCTCCGCCATCTCGCTCGCGACCTCGCAGGAGGCGGCCAAATCCAACACACCGCATGTGGTCGACGTCGGCGTTTCGGACGAGATCATCAAGCGCGGCCTGAAGAACACGTTCCGTCTCGCCCCCGGCTACGGAACGGTGTCGGGGATCGCAGTCGACAACCTCGACAAGATCAACAAGGCCGCCGGCTCGATCGCCAAGACGGCGGTTGTCGTGCACGAGGATTCGCTTTTCGGCACCGGCACGGCGAAGCTCCTGTCCGCGCAATTGCCGAAGATCGGCATCGAACTGGTCGATGTCATCAAGCACCCGACGCCGACGCGCGACTTCACCAATATCGTGTTGCAGATCAAGGCGAAGAACCCGGACCTGATCATCCCCGCAAACTACTATAACGAATATGTGTTGTTCGCCCGCACACTCAGGCAGCAGCAGGTGAAGGCGAAGGGCATCTATTCGGTCCTCGGCGGGGCGGCGTCGAACTACAAGTTCGTCCACGATTTCCCCGAGGCCGCGGAAGGGATCATGGATTGTAACCATTGGTTCAATCCGAAATCCGACCTCGCCTTGCAGCGCAAGAAGGCAGCCGAGGCTAAGGGCCTGATCTACACCTACGAGGTGTTCCTGACCTATAATGCCGTTGCGCTCCTGGCGGATGCCATCGACCGGGCCGGCTCGACCGACAAGGACAAGGTCATCGAGGCGCTTGCCGCTTCCACCTGGGACAAGCATGGCATGCCCTACGGCCCGACCAAGTTCGTCAATGGCCAGAACGAGGGCGCCGCGCCGGCAAACACGCAGGTGCTCGGTGGCGAGATCGAGGTCATCTATCCGAAGGAATTCGCATCCGCCGATGCGGTCTTTCCGATGAAGAGCTGA